The Acropora muricata isolate sample 2 chromosome 5, ASM3666990v1, whole genome shotgun sequence genome includes a window with the following:
- the LOC136918378 gene encoding uncharacterized protein isoform X1 yields the protein MALVVHDTLTLTTDNGESKIQLCIGDITKLPKQDEVDVLVVSAFPGDYSPTPSSLIGALSINLGISVRNLSKDKEEDLRKQYFCWWSKPLSEQHSFRRILCFEGGFGSNGSSPPKVVGAVFRCLIPILSGKGNTKGAVIMPLLASGDQGYSKSLMLSLILDSAIHWIKAGLLLKNLKIVVYSRNPQNYDKSFEELFKCFQEFKCNYDDKELVFETEIIYDVYMSHSTKDRDIALSVVKFLQSQRNINVFHEFQELNENQSWQEDIFNIMGKCSRVVALLSPTYLETETCIEQYNMALCINRRSEGTVLAPFYISSMDNMPTYMSLIQYEDCRPMDEWKMRKASDKVAESLLKPQKNEVSEREVIQTNKGYDVFISYCHQNKAHADKLLTTLRSVDSDLNIFIDSAGLNTGTSWQQLLYSALDSSKSSIALLSPDYIKSKVCYEEFCLSYALFADKDRSLDLVTLLVEPVSELPLWCEGPLPIDCTLPGVDTDELLFKACIDLVSRLKGTRPTADDLLAQHVHGPTKDSLEIERAMENYRKSCFVLKSNVLKTPVELSRSSRCKDSLKDDQTDGLRMSADGSTTASSSNETAQEASPELTQSETSSAVSDLALSFASSDNKSASILKQLLLEKKASLTISEPRSGDFTRVKALDNARVVVPLLSPAFLASKELVEELNIAIYRNRNSSRQILFPIQIAAIPPLPTYVHLIPCEFSSIDYEWAWKIIDENLQDEISKLSQTHDLSEGELFGLKSACDSILGALFHDVTLEFNPAERGLLNPFNRVLINIRETEEDWKRIQRALYEQQGLEAWKKAFGIEINKQEGGFIEKAEERFTFNVEGREPNKEKVVQFDENGRSEDKAMDLNEVATDERLGIAKDDCDDNSTQVKNYPYSSESKPNTSGDSQSNAQTPMESSVCSLI from the exons ATGGCTCTAGTTGTTCACGATACGTTAACCTTGACTACGGATAATGGGGAAAGTAAGATCCAGCTTTGCATTGGGGATATTACAAAGCTGCCAAAACAAGACGAAGTTGATGTTTTAGTTGTGTCCGCTTTCCCTG GGGATTATTCACCAACTCCATCTTCATTGATTGGAGCACTTTCCATAAATCTTGGTATCAGTGTGCGCAATCTTTCCAAGGACAAAGAAGAAGACTTGCGTAAACAATACTTTTGTTGGTGGTCGAAACCTCTCTCAGAACAGCACAGCTTTCGGAGAATTCTTTGCTTTGAAGGAGGGTTTGGAAGTAATGGAAGCAGTCCCCCTAAAGTTGTTGGAGCAGTGTTTAGATGTCTTATTCCAATTCTTAGTGGCAAAGGTAACACAAAGGGAGCTGTTATAATGCCACTCCTTGCTTCAGGGGACCAG GGTTACTCCAAATCCCTCATGTTGAGTCTGATCCTAGACTCTGCAATTCACTGGATTAAAGCTGGCCTTCTTCTAAAAAATCTGAAGATTGTTGTTTACTCTCGCAATCCTCAAAACTATGACAAGTCGTTTGAAGAACTTTTTAAGTGTTTCCAGGAGTTTAAGTGCAATTATGACGACAAGGAGTTGGTGTTT GAGACTGAGATTATTTATGATGTATACATGTCCCACAGCACAAAAGACCGTGATATTGCCTTAAGTGTTGTGAAGTTTCTTCAGTCACAAAGGAACATAAATGTGTTTCATGAATTTCAAGAGCTTAATGAAAATCAATCCTGGCAAGAGGATATATTCAACATCATGGGAAAATGTTCTCGTGTTGTTGCCTTACTAAGCCCCACATATTTGGAGACAGAGACTTGCATTGAGCAGTACAACATGGCCCTGTGTATAAACAGGCGTTCAGAAGGGACTGTCCTGGCACCCTTCTACATTTCCTCCATGGACAACATGCCAACCTACATGTCTCTAATCCAATATGAAGACTGTAG ACCAATGGATGAGTGGAAAATGAGAAAAGCAAGTGATAAAGTAGCCGAATCACTACTGAAACCACAAAAGAATGAAGTTTCTGAACGTGAAGTaatacaaacaaacaagggatACGATGTGTTCATTTCATATTGTCATCAGAACAAGGCCCATGCTGACAAACTGCTAACAACACTAAG GTCTGTTGACTCAGATCTAAACATTTTCATTGATTCTGCTGGGCTGAATACAGGAACATCTTGGCAACAGCTGTTATACTCAGCATTGG aTTCGTCAAAGAGTTCAATAGCTCTTTTGTCACCAGACTACATCAAATCCAAAGTCTGCTATGAAGAGTTTTGTTTGTCGTATGCCCTGTTTGCTGATAAGGATAGGTCATTGGATCTTGTAACCCTCTTGGTTGAGCCTGTCAGTGAATTGCCATTGTGGTGTGAGGGACCCCTCCCTATTGACTGCACATTGCCAGGAGTGGATACAGATGAACTTCTATTCAAAGCGTGTATCGACTTGGTTAGCAGACTGAAGG GTACTAGGCCCACTGCAGATGATTTACTTGCTCAGCATGTTCATGGCCCAACGAAAGACAGTCTAGAAATTGAACGTGCCATGGAAAACTACAGAAAGAGTTGCTTTGTGCTGAAGTCAAATGTTCTTAAAACTCCGGTGGAACTGAGTCGCAGTAGCCGCTGCAAGGACTCATTGAAAGACGATCAGACTGATGGTTTGCGCATGTCAGCTGACGGTTCAACTACTGCATCGAGTTCAAATGAGACGGCGCAGGAGGCTTCGCCAGAGCTGACACAGTCAGAAACTTCGTCCGCCGTCTCTGATCTTGCATTAAGTTTTGCGTCTAGCGATAACAAATCTGCTTCAATTTTGAAGCAATTGCTGCTCGAAAAAAAAGCCAGCTTGACCATTAGCGAGCCAAGGTCAGGTGACTTCACAAGAGTGAAAGCTCTAGACAACGCGCGGGTTGTTGTACCGTTATTATCACCCGCGTTTTTGGCGTCCAAAGAACTCGTCGAGGAACTCAACATTGCTATTTACAGGAATCGCAACTCTTCGCGACAAATATTGTTTCCAATCCAGATCGCAGCGATTCCTCCACTGCCGACTTATGTCCACTTAATTCCTTGCGAATTCTCCAGCATTGATTATGAATGGGCCTGGAAAATAATCGACGAAAACCTGCAAGATGAAATTTCGAAACTTAGCCAGACACACGACTTAAGTGAAGGCGAATTGTTCGGTCTAAAATCGGCGTGTGATTCGATTTTGGGCGCACTTTTTCACGACGTAACACTTGAGTTTAATCCAGCTGAACGAGGTCTGTTGAATCCTTTCAATCGAGTTTTAATCAACATTCGAGAAACGGAAGAGGACTGGAAGAGAATCCAACGGGCACTTTACGAACAACAAGGCTTGGAAGCATGGAAAAAGGCCTTCGGGATTGAAATTAACAAACAGGAAGGCGGGTTTATCGAAAAGGCCGAGGAAAGGTTCACTTTCAACGTTGAAGGTAGAGAACCCAACAAAGAGAAGGTGGTGCAGTTTGATGAGAACGGACGGAGTGAAGATAAAGCAATGGATCTGAACGAGGTTGCAACTGATGAAAGGCTTGGAATAGCCAAAGATGATTGCGACGATAACTCGACCCAAGTGAAAAATTATCCATACTCATCTGAGAGCAAACCCAACACTTCTGGAGACAGTCAAAGCAATGCTCAAACCCCAATGGAATCAAGTGTCTGTTCTCTTATTTAA
- the LOC136918378 gene encoding uncharacterized protein isoform X2 has translation MALVVHDTLTLTTDNGESKIQLCIGDITKLPKQDEVDVLVVSAFPGDYSPTPSSLIGALSINLGISVRNLSKDKEEDLRKQYFCWWSKPLSEQHSFRRILCFEGGFGSNGSSPPKVVGAVFRCLIPILSGKGNTKGAVIMPLLASGDQETEIIYDVYMSHSTKDRDIALSVVKFLQSQRNINVFHEFQELNENQSWQEDIFNIMGKCSRVVALLSPTYLETETCIEQYNMALCINRRSEGTVLAPFYISSMDNMPTYMSLIQYEDCRPMDEWKMRKASDKVAESLLKPQKNEVSEREVIQTNKGYDVFISYCHQNKAHADKLLTTLRSVDSDLNIFIDSAGLNTGTSWQQLLYSALDSSKSSIALLSPDYIKSKVCYEEFCLSYALFADKDRSLDLVTLLVEPVSELPLWCEGPLPIDCTLPGVDTDELLFKACIDLVSRLKGTRPTADDLLAQHVHGPTKDSLEIERAMENYRKSCFVLKSNVLKTPVELSRSSRCKDSLKDDQTDGLRMSADGSTTASSSNETAQEASPELTQSETSSAVSDLALSFASSDNKSASILKQLLLEKKASLTISEPRSGDFTRVKALDNARVVVPLLSPAFLASKELVEELNIAIYRNRNSSRQILFPIQIAAIPPLPTYVHLIPCEFSSIDYEWAWKIIDENLQDEISKLSQTHDLSEGELFGLKSACDSILGALFHDVTLEFNPAERGLLNPFNRVLINIRETEEDWKRIQRALYEQQGLEAWKKAFGIEINKQEGGFIEKAEERFTFNVEGREPNKEKVVQFDENGRSEDKAMDLNEVATDERLGIAKDDCDDNSTQVKNYPYSSESKPNTSGDSQSNAQTPMESSVCSLI, from the exons ATGGCTCTAGTTGTTCACGATACGTTAACCTTGACTACGGATAATGGGGAAAGTAAGATCCAGCTTTGCATTGGGGATATTACAAAGCTGCCAAAACAAGACGAAGTTGATGTTTTAGTTGTGTCCGCTTTCCCTG GGGATTATTCACCAACTCCATCTTCATTGATTGGAGCACTTTCCATAAATCTTGGTATCAGTGTGCGCAATCTTTCCAAGGACAAAGAAGAAGACTTGCGTAAACAATACTTTTGTTGGTGGTCGAAACCTCTCTCAGAACAGCACAGCTTTCGGAGAATTCTTTGCTTTGAAGGAGGGTTTGGAAGTAATGGAAGCAGTCCCCCTAAAGTTGTTGGAGCAGTGTTTAGATGTCTTATTCCAATTCTTAGTGGCAAAGGTAACACAAAGGGAGCTGTTATAATGCCACTCCTTGCTTCAGGGGACCAG GAGACTGAGATTATTTATGATGTATACATGTCCCACAGCACAAAAGACCGTGATATTGCCTTAAGTGTTGTGAAGTTTCTTCAGTCACAAAGGAACATAAATGTGTTTCATGAATTTCAAGAGCTTAATGAAAATCAATCCTGGCAAGAGGATATATTCAACATCATGGGAAAATGTTCTCGTGTTGTTGCCTTACTAAGCCCCACATATTTGGAGACAGAGACTTGCATTGAGCAGTACAACATGGCCCTGTGTATAAACAGGCGTTCAGAAGGGACTGTCCTGGCACCCTTCTACATTTCCTCCATGGACAACATGCCAACCTACATGTCTCTAATCCAATATGAAGACTGTAG ACCAATGGATGAGTGGAAAATGAGAAAAGCAAGTGATAAAGTAGCCGAATCACTACTGAAACCACAAAAGAATGAAGTTTCTGAACGTGAAGTaatacaaacaaacaagggatACGATGTGTTCATTTCATATTGTCATCAGAACAAGGCCCATGCTGACAAACTGCTAACAACACTAAG GTCTGTTGACTCAGATCTAAACATTTTCATTGATTCTGCTGGGCTGAATACAGGAACATCTTGGCAACAGCTGTTATACTCAGCATTGG aTTCGTCAAAGAGTTCAATAGCTCTTTTGTCACCAGACTACATCAAATCCAAAGTCTGCTATGAAGAGTTTTGTTTGTCGTATGCCCTGTTTGCTGATAAGGATAGGTCATTGGATCTTGTAACCCTCTTGGTTGAGCCTGTCAGTGAATTGCCATTGTGGTGTGAGGGACCCCTCCCTATTGACTGCACATTGCCAGGAGTGGATACAGATGAACTTCTATTCAAAGCGTGTATCGACTTGGTTAGCAGACTGAAGG GTACTAGGCCCACTGCAGATGATTTACTTGCTCAGCATGTTCATGGCCCAACGAAAGACAGTCTAGAAATTGAACGTGCCATGGAAAACTACAGAAAGAGTTGCTTTGTGCTGAAGTCAAATGTTCTTAAAACTCCGGTGGAACTGAGTCGCAGTAGCCGCTGCAAGGACTCATTGAAAGACGATCAGACTGATGGTTTGCGCATGTCAGCTGACGGTTCAACTACTGCATCGAGTTCAAATGAGACGGCGCAGGAGGCTTCGCCAGAGCTGACACAGTCAGAAACTTCGTCCGCCGTCTCTGATCTTGCATTAAGTTTTGCGTCTAGCGATAACAAATCTGCTTCAATTTTGAAGCAATTGCTGCTCGAAAAAAAAGCCAGCTTGACCATTAGCGAGCCAAGGTCAGGTGACTTCACAAGAGTGAAAGCTCTAGACAACGCGCGGGTTGTTGTACCGTTATTATCACCCGCGTTTTTGGCGTCCAAAGAACTCGTCGAGGAACTCAACATTGCTATTTACAGGAATCGCAACTCTTCGCGACAAATATTGTTTCCAATCCAGATCGCAGCGATTCCTCCACTGCCGACTTATGTCCACTTAATTCCTTGCGAATTCTCCAGCATTGATTATGAATGGGCCTGGAAAATAATCGACGAAAACCTGCAAGATGAAATTTCGAAACTTAGCCAGACACACGACTTAAGTGAAGGCGAATTGTTCGGTCTAAAATCGGCGTGTGATTCGATTTTGGGCGCACTTTTTCACGACGTAACACTTGAGTTTAATCCAGCTGAACGAGGTCTGTTGAATCCTTTCAATCGAGTTTTAATCAACATTCGAGAAACGGAAGAGGACTGGAAGAGAATCCAACGGGCACTTTACGAACAACAAGGCTTGGAAGCATGGAAAAAGGCCTTCGGGATTGAAATTAACAAACAGGAAGGCGGGTTTATCGAAAAGGCCGAGGAAAGGTTCACTTTCAACGTTGAAGGTAGAGAACCCAACAAAGAGAAGGTGGTGCAGTTTGATGAGAACGGACGGAGTGAAGATAAAGCAATGGATCTGAACGAGGTTGCAACTGATGAAAGGCTTGGAATAGCCAAAGATGATTGCGACGATAACTCGACCCAAGTGAAAAATTATCCATACTCATCTGAGAGCAAACCCAACACTTCTGGAGACAGTCAAAGCAATGCTCAAACCCCAATGGAATCAAGTGTCTGTTCTCTTATTTAA